The DNA sequence ATCCAGATGGAAAAACAGGAGCTTAAAATCAGACCCAAGTCCATTCATCATTGTCACAATCAAACTGTTTTCAATTTGTGACTGTACTTCAAAAGAGACACTCAGGCTTCAACtgataaatactttttaattcTTACTTCTAAATAGGCAATGCAAATTAGATTCTATGTATAATGACAAAAAGGGTTTTAAAGGAAACTGAGCAATTTTTCCTTAAATCTTAAATGACTCTACATTATAGCATAAAATGATATTGCTGTGAGTAAAGACAATGACATAAATCAGTTTCGCTATAAAGAAATATCATACAAATGTAGCccagctttaaaaatgtgcttttacatTTGCCTCCCTTAATTTCTGCTGAAGAGAAACTGAAACGCTTCTCGGAGTAAGGGACCACAACCAGATAAATGAATTCCAGCTATCTGCAGGAATCTACCGCTCTGTGCTGAAACTCTACCAAATCAAACAGAAGTCATTCTTATGGACTCTGAGGTGAAGGGAAATCCAAACCCACACGTTCCCTTGACTCAAGTCTCTCAGTCCAATACAGCAGATGCATGGTGAGACCTCTGCTCCACCAACTGGAGCTCGGGGATGggaagatgaagagaaatgCGAAGAAAGAGGCAAGGAAAAACAGTCACAGAAGAAGCCAAGAGCAACAAAATCATGCTGTTTCTCTCTCCATCAGCAAGTTTAACTTCACACTGTACATCAAGGGGGTGAAAGTCAGAGTACCACATTCTTTGCTTGGATCAATTCAGCGCTTCTTAAGCAGTGGTGTATGAGGTAGTAGTTGTTTTTAAAGAGTTCGGTTATACCTGCGTGTCTTAAAACCTAGCTAGCAGCTTCCATTTAGGTGAGTACAGATATCTCTCCCACGCATCACTGAACTGTGGGAAGACAACCATATCTCATGAGGGTTGCTGTGGAAGGGGTGGGGGCTGATGACACAGCCTATCTCatcacagtaaaatgaaaataaacgaCTGAAAACCTGAACAACAGCCAAGTGGAAGGTCTCTCCAGACACGGTGTGCACAAAGCTGACAGCACAGAGCGGCCAAAGCCCTGAGCCCACATGCTCTCTCTGTGGGACCCACCACTCACCCCGAGGAATGTGATGACTGAAGGGGTGAGGGCCTGTTCCCACACTGAAGAAGAACCAGACATGGAGGAACATCCTCCTTTTTGAAGGTTCTTGACTGTTATCACCACTCCACTGTCACCAAGCACTCCACATAAAGTTTAAATTAGCTTTGAACTAAAACTCACACTATGACCTTCACGGTTTGGACTCACCTTAGCACCAGTGGACAGAGCTATACAACTATGTGCCCTAAACCTGCATGGGCTCGTGGGTAACTATATGAGCCATTTGTTATTTATAGTAAGTATTGCTTCTTCTTAAAGCTACATGTTTCACTGTCCTCATGCTGCTTTCACTTGAAGCAACAAAGCCCAGTCTGATAAGAGCATGCAAATAAGCAAGCAACTTCAGGGCAGGGGTACGCACAAAAAGATACTTGTTTTTGGACGTTTTGTGCAGTCACGATggaagacaaaaatatttatggCCAGTCTGATAAGGCACAATTAAAAGCAGGGTGAAAAGCCAGCCAGATCATGACAACAAATGACTTTCTAGGTATTTATGATAAAACTCCTAGGAAAACACTTAAGGCGTAAATGttacaaacacaagacaataaATGCACAATCTTAGCATTTAAATTACAGAGTCAATGATGAACACATCTGCGTCCCTAATGACATGCAGTTGGAGAGTCTACGGTCTTGCACTTACCATTTGGATTCCAGTTGAAAATAGATTGGTAGGCTTCACagcctgtttctgctgctctatcTGGGTCTCCAGCTGAGCAGCACGAACCTTGTGTTGGGCAAGTAAGATGGTGGCAGGAAGCTGAGACTGCTCCTGGAAAACAAACGGGACTGGAGATTTCTATGAGAATGTACACCAGGTGTGTGATACATGCAATAAGGTGCTTCATTCTGAACTAACTGCTCAGTAAAAATAGCTGACACTTGCATATATTGAGAAgagatgaaaacacaagcagccACCCCAGCCCCCATCCTCCAGACATCTCTATGTAACAATCAGCATAGGGTGCTTTCAGGCTACCTGCCACATTACTGAAGCAAGCCATATTAGCAAAACTGTGGCACTGCAGGGGACGCTGTTTCAAGTGCATTGCACCGCCTTCACCTCCATTAAATGCAAGGTCGGATGTTTCAATTTCTTCGGTGGAGTGCTGCCAAGCAGAGAGTCTAAGAATGAAAAGCTTGGACACATTGTTCACTGAGGAGATAGGACATTTTTGATGGAGTGGACAGCAGTGGTCGGacagtctagacattttttttaagcatttaacAAAATACCAAAAGCAATTTAATGGCCTTGAACACTAATAAGTCCTGGTCTGACTGCAAAAGCTGACACTTTGTGAGTCGCACTTGTTTTCGATAGGTACTTAAGTGAATATACTTGCTTTACTTGGATGACAAAACATAGTTAGCATTCTTCTTATTTAAGAAAGATTCAGTAACAATGCTCATCAAGTCAAGACTATAATATACCTGTTGACATATAATGTGATTTCAAAGTGCGACAATTTAGTCTTTaattagaaaacaacaaaccatCAAGTGTGTACCAAGTTCCCATTGATATGATTTCTTGATTAGTTAGTCACTGCTCCAGGAGGTGCAACATAGCAGCTGTATTTGTATGGTAACGTATGTGCATGTGCACATGCGAGAAAGGACAGATTTCTGGTCACAGAGATGTACAGATGTCAGAGCTCAGGAGAGTTCCCCCAGGGGGGTGAGAGCTGATCTCATCTGCCTACAGTCAACAGGCCCTGTGccttaaacaaacaaacacacagcttaGCCTGATATCTGTGATGGTCCTTCAGCAGCCCGCTCTGCAGGAACAATAACTTCCAAAGCCCACAGCTAAACACAATGGAGCCAATAGGCTTTGGAATCACAGAATGAGAACAATGCAGCCCGCAGCACAATGACTGGTAATAAGCTCTTAATGATCTCATACTCATGAACCCTCAGGCTGAATGTGTCTGTGTCAAAGCATTTGTGTCAGACATGGAACATCTGTCATAATGTGATTTGCTGTCTGCTCGTCTTTTTGCATCACTAGACTTGTCATTCAATGCACATATGTACATGCAACAAGCTTGTAACTCACCAGTTCGTCCAGCAGTGCctgtttgttcttcttcttggcTTGTAGTTGTCTTTGCTCCTCCTGCAGTGCCTCTAGTCTCCGTTGCTCATTGCCCTGTTGCTCCAGCAACAGCAGCTCCTCCAACTCTTCCTGCTCTCGCGTCTGAGAAGGAGAGAACAGGATTCTGTCACATCACTGACCACCAGGATGAGACCTCACAAACTCTAGTAATGTCGTATTGCACTTGATCCTACAATCTGACCTCTCAATGGAGGGGCGCAGGCTTAAAGaaccaaatgtttattttagcaCCCAGTTATCCTGACGAAGATATTACGcatgaaaggaaaaatacaCTCAAAAGTATATACAAGCTTAGCCTTATTCTTCTGGATGATatctctgttctctctctggTACTGCTCCATCCTCAGCTTGGTGTTCTCCACATCAATGTTGTTTGTCAGGTTAAACACTACATGGAGAAAACATACACCACTGTTAATCTCACCAACCCAACATTTCCATCAATACAAATTCACCAACATTagtgttattttaaattactATTGCAAAATCCACAACTTTCCAAAGATAATTAATTTGTCCAACTGAAATACAAGAACGATCAATGTATAAAATTATGCTCAAGACAAGagaaattttatattttattacgGAGCGCAGCCTTAAAATTTAGCATCTAATATTTCGATATTTTTCTTCACCTGACCCCTCAACATAGACTCCTTTATGTATTTACCCcctataaatgacagaaataaaataagaaagtgCTGCTTTGCTGTCTATGCACTCATATTACAAAGGTAGgagccactgctgctgctgctattgcTGCTGTGATACTGGTATCTTAAAATGGTTTACACAGTTGGAATCATGACGGCTGTGGGTTTCCAGCGATGTATAATTTCATTCAGAATGGGTTGATaacttttaaaatacagcaacaaaattTATTTTCAGCCCACATTTAGGCTGGTAACGGTTTCAGTGGCAAAAAGGTCAAAAGGTTGAGAGATACATTTGAAGTGATGCACCGGATAAGCAGATACATACTAGAAATCAAAAGAACGgtgataaatttaaaaaaaaaacaaaacatgaagcCCTGGACTCCAGAGTGAAAGGACCAAGTACAAAGTTGTCCTGCCCAATCATCTATCATCTTAATTCTATGATAAAACATTGCTATCCTGATAGCAGTGGTGGATGTTCCAGGGCacgaggggtcactgaatggttgtCATTACATTCCAAACCAATTGAACATCGATGGGAGATTTTTGGACCAACGAGTTAGACAGCACATTCCACCGTCATCATCATCAAGACACCAAATAAGAGAATATCTTCAGAAAAAATGGTGTTCATGCCTCCAGTAGAGTTCCACAGACTCTGAGATTCAATGTCAAGGAGCACTGAAGCTGCTCTAATGGCACAGGGTGGTCTAACATGTTACTTAAATGTGGGGTTTTCCTCTAATTTGTCACACATCTGTTTAATCAATGCTGTTTAAAGGTAAATTTAAGGTGACTTTTGAACATTAATGAAGTAAAATTAGAGGAGGACCTTGGTTTTCTAAAAAAATTTCCAAGGTCTACAAGGGAACATTTTGCAAATATAAAAccttcatgttttaaaaatatttcataatgAACAGTATGTTTAGTTCCAGTTTATCCATAAAAACCTTTCAGATGTCCATTTATTACCCGTGATCAAAgacaaaaactgcttttgaaCCATACAGGAACTTTTcctacagcagcaacaacagcagcacagtTGGTCAGTGGGGCAAATTAGCAGCAAAGCTGACTGGCCACAACATATCCAGCTCTCCTAATAGATCCATACTAAATGGCCAGGGTGGGCTGCCAGTCAAGATGTGTTAACATTGGCAGAGCTATTCCTTAATCCATGCCCCTGGCTGGCACTAATGCCTGTAAAACACCACCAGAGTCAAGGAGAAATCATTAGGCTAGTTTCAGCATGACGCATCCAAGCCGTTGCTCCTACCTATGTCCTCCACTTGCTCCAGATAATCGTTATATTCTCTCAGGCTGGGGAAGTCAAAATCTCTCTTGTTGTAACtgtagaggaagaagagaacTGATGATGCAAATAGTAAAACCTGATGAAATATGCACTGACATTAATAGACTCCATTAAATCAACCATTTTATAATACCATGTCTGCACACTGCCTAATAGACACACATTAGATGTCAATTAAGGGGCTATTAAAAAACAGataagagggagagaaagaaggcAGGGAGGGGCTGAGAAGTAAAAACCTGGCAGAGAAAGAGCCTTCCCGTTTGAGCCCCCTCCCCCTGGGGAGACTCATTGTCTACAAAACAAACAGTGTAATGAGAAAGACAAAGGCAGCTTAAGAAGTGGGAGGAGGCTTGGGatgacacataaacacacaggaCCGCACCCCTGGTCCCCCTCACTCACATCTTCAGCACCTTCTTGCGAATCTCCACCTCCTTGTCTACAGTCGGGTCTTCGAAGAGCTGCACACGAAAGTTGCTCTTCCGCAGGGGCGTGTCGCACTGCACGCAGTTGCCCGAGCCACGCACAAACAGCATCTCCACACAGTTCTCGCATCTGGAGATGACAACAAACCAGAAATTACCAACCAGCTGAGCTACTCCCAGAGGTACACCCTCCTGAGGCACCTCTGAGAGTCAGCTgttagtgtgcatgtgtgggcgTATGTGGCTGGCGAAATACAATTTTCCTCAGAGTAAAGCaaatttgtggggtttttttttatgtctgtaaGCCATCATCAGGCGCAATGGGTGATAATGGTGCACATGAATATTTCCTCTGAGTGCTCAAAGATGGCTGGGATTATGATTGGAATGTCGATTAGGCTGCCTCCCACTCTCAGACAAGAGGAAATTAGTCTGACACCCCATCAGTGGAGTGTCTGTCTGCACTGGAAAAACATTTGCTTTATTGTTATTTCAACAGACCTCAGTCATTCTGCCACGTTGCATAATATGATAAAATCCAGCTCAGTAATTCACTGTGTAGTCTGTCATTATAAGGATGGACTACTTCTTACGTAATTTGGGAAAAGCACAGAAATGGACAGTGTTTTGAGTATTCCACACTTAAACTGAATCGACATTTGTACTTAAAGGTTTAATTGTTTCTGAAAATTCTACTTTAACAACTAAAAAAGCAGCTTATGTCTGCACGCTATGCAACCTTTCTCCCCTTTCTGCCAggaaatgtcattattattcCTGACATGGTGGCTTTATGGAAGAAAGCTGTACTATGGAGAgggtaaaaaccacattttTAAATACCGTGGCAATCTAGGCACTTATTGATCAAAGCATGTGCTATAAATCTATTTAATGGATATGATTACTTTCCAAGACAAAATATGTAGCAGTACAGCACAGTCATGATGAGTTTTTCAGGTGCCCTTTAGTTCCTCATATAAGCATGAATCACAACTCTCTTCAGTAAAGAGCATGCCTCTAAACCCGTGAAAAATTCTGACAATGGGCAGAAATACTTTTCTGACAATGGTGGGGAATTTCTAGTAAAGCCCAAGAAGGTTTATTTCATGCACCATCACGACAAACTCCATGGCAACCAATCACCAGACCTACCTGAGGGCACAATCCTCAGCTTAGCCATCAATCACACCTTTATACAGGTAGGTGTTTACCCATCAGACACACTCAAGTGAAGAGTGAACACAAAAGACAATGGGAATGTTTCTTTATCTCCCCTGATGGGGCGGAGAGCCTGGATAAACGTTTGCACAGTACTCTCTTTTAATTAAGTCTCTGTGGAGCTTTATTTCCACAGG is a window from the Amphiprion ocellaris isolate individual 3 ecotype Okinawa chromosome 20, ASM2253959v1, whole genome shotgun sequence genome containing:
- the mnat1 gene encoding CDK-activating kinase assembly factor MAT1 yields the protein MDDQGCPRCKTTKYRNPSLKLMVNVCGHTLCENCVEMLFVRGSGNCVQCDTPLRKSNFRVQLFEDPTVDKEVEIRKKVLKIYNKRDFDFPSLREYNDYLEQVEDIVFNLTNNIDVENTKLRMEQYQRENRDIIQKNKAKLTREQEELEELLLLEQQGNEQRRLEALQEEQRQLQAKKKNKQALLDELEQSQLPATILLAQHKVRAAQLETQIEQQKQAVKPTNLFSTGIQMRQTVSLQPVPRIEEVLYHYKPLQVETYGPRVPELEQLGRLGYLNHVRAAMPQDTAGGYTSALACYRAIQDAFSGLFPAKG